From one Paeniglutamicibacter psychrophenolicus genomic stretch:
- a CDS encoding 3-isopropylmalate dehydrogenase — protein sequence MSESLNIAVIPGDGIGPEVIAEAVKVLKKATESTDVQLVLTDYKLGAEHWLETGETLPEETLAALRTHDAILFGAVGAAPGDTLIPSGLIERELLLKLRFSLDHFVNLRPSKLYPGVPSPLAEPGEIDFIVVREGTEGPYVGNGGVLRAGTPHEIATEVSINTAHGVERVVRDAFRRANERTRKHVTLVHKHNVLVYAGHLWRRTVEAVAQEFPNVTHDYLHVDAATIFMTTNPSRFDVIVTDNLFGDILTDQAGAITGGIGLAASGNINMDRTAPSMFEPVHGSAPDIAGQQKADPTAAILSAALLLDHVGLSEAARRVEEAVESDIASRDEMTDPRTTAEIGDAILAALA from the coding sequence ATGAGCGAATCCTTGAATATTGCCGTCATTCCAGGTGATGGCATTGGTCCTGAAGTTATTGCCGAAGCCGTTAAGGTCCTGAAGAAGGCCACGGAAAGCACCGATGTCCAACTGGTGCTGACCGACTACAAACTCGGCGCCGAGCACTGGCTCGAAACGGGGGAGACCCTGCCCGAGGAAACCCTCGCCGCGCTGCGCACGCATGATGCCATCCTGTTTGGTGCAGTTGGTGCGGCACCGGGGGATACCCTTATTCCTTCCGGCCTGATTGAACGCGAACTGCTGCTCAAGCTGCGCTTCAGCCTTGACCACTTTGTGAACCTGCGTCCATCCAAGCTGTACCCCGGCGTCCCGAGCCCGTTGGCCGAACCCGGCGAAATCGACTTCATCGTTGTCCGCGAAGGAACCGAAGGTCCCTACGTTGGCAACGGAGGCGTACTCCGTGCCGGCACGCCGCATGAAATTGCCACCGAGGTGTCCATCAATACCGCGCACGGTGTCGAGCGAGTTGTACGTGACGCGTTCCGTCGCGCCAATGAGCGCACGCGCAAGCACGTGACCCTGGTCCACAAACACAACGTCCTGGTCTACGCCGGCCACTTGTGGCGCCGCACCGTTGAAGCAGTCGCGCAGGAATTCCCGAACGTCACCCACGATTACCTGCATGTGGATGCCGCAACGATCTTCATGACCACCAATCCCTCACGTTTCGACGTCATAGTCACCGACAACCTCTTCGGTGACATCCTCACCGACCAAGCCGGCGCAATCACCGGCGGCATTGGCCTGGCCGCTTCGGGAAACATCAATATGGATCGCACCGCACCGTCGATGTTCGAACCGGTGCATGGCTCGGCACCGGATATCGCCGGACAGCAGAAGGCCGACCCCACCGCGGCAATCCTTTCGGCAGCTCTCCTGCTTGACCACGTCGGCCTGTCGGAGGCGGCTCGCCGAGTGGAAGAAGCCGTGGAAAGCGACATTGCATCGCGCGACGAAATGACCGACCCGCGCACCACGGCCGAGATTGGCGATGCAATCCTCGCTGCACTGGCTTAA
- a CDS encoding branched-chain amino acid aminotransferase: MEFTEVLSTHRKSDQERADVLANPGFGDFFTDHTAVIDWAANEDGRNGNWSNARIEPYGPIAMDPAASVLHYGQEIFEGLKAYRHADGSIWTFRPHANAARLNRSAERLALPTLDEEVFVESLRRLVKADVQWVPSGDGEALYLRPFMIATEAFLGVRAARQVSYRVIASPAGNYFGGELKPVGIWVSHNYARAGRGGTGAAKCGGNYAASLIAQLEAEENGCKQVLFLDPFNDEAVEELGGMNVFFVMKGGKLVTPRLTGTILEGVTRSSIIQLAKDRGLEVEERTITLGEWREGIASGYIEEVFACGTAAVITPIGVLKNGDEHIGDPDAPAGAVTMALRTELLGIQTGVIEDRHGWLEQLA, from the coding sequence ATGGAATTCACCGAAGTTCTCTCAACACACCGTAAAAGCGATCAGGAACGTGCCGATGTCTTGGCCAACCCAGGTTTTGGGGATTTCTTCACCGACCACACAGCTGTCATCGACTGGGCGGCCAACGAGGACGGCCGGAATGGCAACTGGAGCAATGCGCGCATTGAACCTTACGGTCCCATTGCCATGGATCCTGCGGCATCGGTCCTGCACTACGGCCAGGAGATCTTTGAAGGACTGAAGGCATACCGTCACGCGGACGGAAGCATCTGGACGTTCCGTCCGCATGCAAACGCCGCGCGGCTCAACCGTTCGGCCGAACGCTTGGCACTTCCCACGCTTGATGAAGAAGTCTTCGTCGAGTCGTTGCGCCGACTGGTCAAGGCCGATGTGCAGTGGGTCCCCTCGGGAGACGGTGAGGCACTGTATCTCCGCCCGTTCATGATCGCCACCGAGGCCTTCCTGGGTGTTCGTGCGGCTCGCCAGGTTTCCTACCGCGTCATCGCATCCCCTGCAGGTAACTACTTTGGTGGGGAACTGAAGCCGGTGGGGATCTGGGTGTCCCACAACTACGCCCGAGCCGGTCGCGGCGGCACGGGTGCTGCCAAGTGCGGCGGCAACTACGCAGCATCCCTGATTGCCCAGCTTGAAGCCGAAGAGAACGGTTGCAAGCAGGTGCTGTTCCTGGACCCTTTCAATGACGAGGCAGTGGAAGAGTTGGGCGGCATGAACGTCTTCTTCGTCATGAAGGGCGGCAAGCTCGTAACGCCACGACTGACCGGAACCATCCTTGAAGGTGTCACGCGTTCCTCGATCATCCAGCTGGCCAAGGACCGCGGCCTTGAAGTTGAAGAACGCACGATCACCCTCGGTGAATGGCGAGAAGGAATTGCAAGTGGCTACATCGAGGAAGTCTTTGCCTGCGGGACTGCAGCCGTCATAACGCCGATCGGTGTGTTGAAAAATGGTGACGAGCACATTGGCGATCCCGATGCTCCCGCCGGGGCAGTGACGATGGCATTGCGCACCGAGTTGCTCGGCATCCAGACCGGCGTCATTGAGGATCGCCACGGCTGGCTGGAACAGCTCGCGTAA
- the galE gene encoding UDP-glucose 4-epimerase GalE, which produces MRILVTGGAGYIGSHTVLLLLEEGHEVHVYDNLSNSSPEALRRVGEIAGHHAQLHVGDLLDQVKLDNVFSTVKPEAVIHFAGLKAVGESVEFPLRYYRNNVTGTLNLLESMDSHDVHTLVFSSSATVYGDAGVVEYREDLKLDAVNPYGRTKMHVEQMLEDVAGSNDKWHIARLRYFNPVGAHESGRIGEDPTGIPNNLMPFISQVAVGRRPILRIFGDDYPTPDGTGVRDYIHVVDLAAAHLAALEYCIDHSGAHAWNIGTGHGSSVLEVMHAFERASGRDIPFELVDRRPGDLAEYFADPTLAREEIGWKAERGLEEMVADNWRWQAANPDGYPEEAPRDSEDDEMQNSTMGKSSKTKGDPDVDETTKL; this is translated from the coding sequence ATGCGCATATTGGTCACCGGCGGCGCCGGGTACATCGGATCCCACACAGTGTTGCTTCTTCTGGAAGAAGGGCACGAGGTCCATGTCTATGACAACCTGAGCAACTCATCGCCCGAGGCTTTGCGTCGGGTCGGTGAGATTGCGGGGCACCATGCGCAGTTACATGTCGGGGACTTGCTGGACCAGGTCAAGCTTGACAACGTGTTTTCCACCGTAAAGCCCGAAGCCGTCATCCACTTCGCGGGCCTGAAGGCAGTCGGGGAATCGGTGGAGTTCCCCTTGCGCTACTACCGCAACAACGTCACCGGAACCCTCAATCTTCTTGAATCAATGGACTCGCATGATGTCCATACGCTGGTGTTCAGTTCTTCCGCCACGGTCTACGGAGATGCCGGTGTCGTTGAATACCGGGAGGACTTGAAGCTGGATGCGGTCAATCCCTATGGTCGTACCAAGATGCACGTCGAGCAAATGCTCGAGGACGTTGCCGGTTCCAATGACAAATGGCATATCGCCCGGCTTCGCTATTTCAACCCGGTCGGCGCGCACGAATCAGGCCGCATTGGGGAAGACCCCACGGGTATCCCCAACAACCTGATGCCATTCATTTCCCAGGTTGCCGTTGGGCGCCGTCCGATCCTGCGGATTTTTGGAGATGACTATCCGACTCCGGATGGCACCGGTGTCCGGGACTACATCCACGTCGTGGACCTGGCGGCTGCGCACCTGGCAGCGCTCGAGTATTGTATCGATCATTCCGGGGCCCACGCCTGGAACATTGGCACCGGCCATGGAAGCTCCGTCCTCGAAGTTATGCACGCTTTCGAGAGGGCATCGGGGCGCGACATTCCCTTTGAGTTGGTAGACCGCCGCCCGGGCGACCTTGCCGAGTACTTTGCCGACCCCACGCTTGCCAGGGAAGAGATCGGCTGGAAGGCGGAGCGCGGCTTGGAAGAGATGGTGGCCGACAATTGGCGCTGGCAAGCTGCCAACCCCGACGGTTACCCGGAGGAAGCACCGCGCGATTCCGAAGATGACGAGATGCAAAATAGCACTATGGGCAAGTCGTCCAAGACGAAAGGCGATCCTGACGTCGACGAAACCACTAAGCTGTAA
- a CDS encoding fumarylacetoacetate hydrolase family protein, with protein sequence MRIARFVVDSDPMYGVVEDDEVIVIAGDPFFQGIKPTGAKHKLEDVRLLAPIIPRSKVVCFGRTYADHAAELGNAVPAEPLMFLKPNTAVVGSGDPITLPSFSEEISYEGELAVVIGRICKDVPAEKAQDVIFGYTIANDLTARDAQRTDGQWARAKGWDGSCPLGPWIQTELDHDDTQLTTRLDGKVVQDGNTSEMVWGINDLVAYASQAFTLLPGDVILTGTPAGVGLVTEGQRVEVEIEGIGTLGNTFRR encoded by the coding sequence ATGCGTATTGCTCGTTTTGTCGTTGACAGTGACCCCATGTACGGCGTCGTGGAAGATGACGAGGTCATCGTCATCGCCGGAGACCCGTTCTTCCAAGGAATCAAGCCAACCGGTGCTAAGCACAAGCTTGAGGACGTCCGCCTGCTCGCCCCGATCATTCCCCGCTCCAAGGTCGTGTGCTTCGGACGCACTTATGCAGACCATGCCGCCGAGCTCGGCAACGCCGTGCCGGCCGAGCCGTTGATGTTCCTCAAGCCGAACACCGCGGTTGTCGGTTCCGGGGATCCCATCACCTTGCCGAGTTTCTCCGAGGAAATTTCCTATGAAGGCGAGCTTGCAGTGGTCATCGGACGCATCTGCAAGGACGTCCCGGCCGAGAAGGCCCAAGACGTGATCTTTGGCTACACCATTGCAAATGACCTCACTGCGCGTGACGCCCAGCGTACGGACGGCCAGTGGGCCCGTGCCAAGGGCTGGGACGGCTCCTGCCCGCTGGGTCCGTGGATCCAGACCGAGCTGGACCACGACGACACGCAGCTGACCACCCGCCTGGACGGAAAAGTCGTCCAGGACGGCAACACCTCCGAAATGGTGTGGGGCATCAACGACCTGGTTGCCTATGCATCCCAGGCCTTTACCCTTCTTCCCGGCGACGTGATCCTTACCGGCACACCCGCAGGCGTCGGCCTGGTCACCGAAGGCCAGCGCGTGGAAGTCGAGATCGAGGGAATCGGTACGCTGGGCAACACGTTCCGCCGCTGA
- the gltX gene encoding glutamate--tRNA ligase: protein MTDVSLIPTVTDETPVRVRFCPSPTGTPHVGLIRTALFNWAYARHTGGKMIFRIEDTDAKRDSEESYHQLLDALDWLGITWDEGVNVGGPHEPYRQSQRGDIYQDVIAKLRAGGHVYESFSTPEEVEERHKAASRDPKLGYDGYDRDLSEEQIAAFRAEGREPVLRVRMPDEDLTFTDLVRGEITFKAGSVPDFVVVRANGQPLYTLVNPVDDALMGITHVLRGEDLLSSTPRQIALYRALIAIDVAKYMPLFGHLPYVMGQGNKKLSKRDPESSLFLHRDRGFIPEGLLNYLSLLGWSLSADEDIFTRDQLIEAFDVHDVLSNPARFDIKKAEAINGTHVRMLEPEDFRARLVPYLQAHGLVGETLTDRQNEILAEAAPLVQERITLLGEAPEMLEFLFSEDSSIEPAADALKGLPENTAEVLDAGLAALEAAPQWNAETIQDVLKSALVEGLGIKPRHAFGPIRTAVSGKRISPPLFESMVILGKESSLSRVRAFRATR from the coding sequence ATGACTGATGTATCCCTCATTCCCACCGTGACCGATGAAACCCCCGTCCGCGTACGCTTTTGCCCGTCTCCGACCGGCACACCGCACGTAGGCCTGATTCGCACCGCCCTGTTCAACTGGGCCTATGCGCGCCACACCGGCGGAAAAATGATCTTCCGCATTGAAGACACCGACGCCAAGCGAGACTCCGAAGAGAGCTACCACCAATTGCTTGATGCGTTGGATTGGCTCGGGATCACCTGGGATGAGGGTGTCAACGTCGGGGGACCGCACGAGCCATACCGCCAGTCCCAGCGCGGCGACATCTACCAGGATGTCATTGCCAAGCTGCGCGCCGGCGGGCACGTGTACGAATCCTTCTCCACCCCCGAGGAGGTCGAGGAACGCCACAAGGCAGCAAGCCGCGATCCGAAACTGGGCTACGACGGCTACGACCGCGACCTGAGCGAAGAGCAGATCGCCGCCTTCCGTGCCGAGGGTCGCGAGCCGGTGTTGCGCGTGCGCATGCCGGATGAAGATCTGACCTTTACGGACCTGGTCCGCGGCGAGATCACCTTCAAGGCCGGTTCGGTTCCGGACTTCGTGGTGGTCCGGGCCAACGGCCAGCCCCTCTACACGCTGGTCAACCCGGTTGATGACGCGCTGATGGGAATCACCCACGTGCTCCGTGGCGAGGATCTGCTTTCCTCCACCCCGCGCCAGATTGCCTTGTACCGTGCCCTGATTGCCATTGATGTTGCGAAGTACATGCCGCTCTTTGGCCACTTGCCATACGTGATGGGCCAGGGAAACAAGAAGCTTTCGAAGCGCGACCCCGAATCGAGCCTCTTCCTTCACCGGGACCGCGGCTTCATCCCGGAGGGCCTGCTGAACTACCTGTCGTTGCTGGGCTGGTCGCTGAGCGCGGACGAGGACATCTTCACCCGGGACCAGCTCATCGAGGCATTCGACGTCCACGACGTGCTGTCGAACCCGGCTCGCTTTGACATCAAGAAGGCCGAGGCCATCAACGGCACCCATGTGCGCATGCTGGAGCCGGAAGACTTCCGTGCCCGCTTGGTTCCCTACCTGCAGGCCCATGGCTTGGTGGGGGAGACGCTCACCGACCGCCAGAATGAGATCCTTGCCGAGGCTGCTCCGCTGGTCCAGGAACGCATCACGCTCCTGGGCGAGGCACCGGAAATGCTCGAGTTCCTCTTCAGTGAGGATTCGTCCATTGAACCGGCAGCCGATGCCTTGAAGGGTCTCCCGGAGAACACCGCCGAGGTTCTAGACGCCGGTCTGGCCGCGTTGGAGGCTGCACCCCAGTGGAATGCCGAGACCATCCAAGACGTCTTGAAATCCGCCTTGGTCGAGGGGCTTGGCATCAAGCCTCGCCACGCCTTCGGACCCATCCGCACTGCGGTGTCGGGCAAGCGCATCTCCCCGCCGCTCTTTGAATCCATGGTGATCCTGGGCAAGGAATCATCCTTGAGCCGCGTACGCGCATTCCGGGCCACCCGGTAG
- a CDS encoding HAD family hydrolase, with product MHNATNALNPTRGASSMARVEGVLFDIDDTLVDLNSASIMGFHQLTAEDFRDIPAALREHAAHDYADDCAGAYERYMAGELTFLGQRAERIRRAYGLVGVEAPPAEAIAVWSALYEDVVQSMWAPFPDVHDCLDELDALSIPYGAVSNNVEDYQRNKLLLAGLERIAVLVGSDTAGAPKPDPRPFHAGCRLLGTSIGATLYVGDNPVNDVQGAKSAGLQGILLDRAADHTTGSGGILQNLGLLASLIRGNSGFLGT from the coding sequence GTGCATAACGCGACCAACGCCCTCAACCCAACTCGCGGAGCATCTTCCATGGCCCGGGTTGAGGGCGTTCTCTTTGACATTGATGACACCCTGGTGGACCTGAACTCCGCTTCGATCATGGGCTTTCACCAGCTCACCGCAGAAGACTTCCGGGATATTCCAGCTGCACTGCGCGAGCATGCAGCCCACGACTATGCGGATGACTGCGCGGGGGCTTACGAGCGCTACATGGCCGGGGAACTGACATTCCTTGGCCAGCGCGCCGAACGAATCCGCCGGGCCTATGGGCTTGTTGGTGTGGAAGCGCCACCGGCCGAAGCCATTGCAGTGTGGAGTGCCCTCTACGAGGACGTGGTTCAAAGCATGTGGGCGCCGTTCCCCGATGTCCATGATTGCCTTGACGAACTGGATGCGCTTTCCATTCCCTACGGAGCCGTCAGCAACAACGTGGAGGACTACCAGCGCAACAAGCTGTTGCTGGCAGGTCTCGAGCGCATCGCGGTGCTCGTGGGCTCGGACACCGCCGGTGCGCCAAAGCCGGATCCACGTCCTTTCCATGCCGGCTGCCGGCTCTTGGGCACCAGCATCGGCGCCACGTTGTATGTGGGCGACAACCCGGTCAACGATGTGCAGGGCGCCAAGTCAGCGGGGTTGCAGGGAATCCTGCTGGATCGTGCGGCAGATCACACAACCGGGTCTGGCGGAATCCTGCAAAATCTCGGGTTGCTAGCTTCGCTAATCCGCGGAAATTCGGGGTTTTTGGGCACCTAG
- a CDS encoding dynamin family protein — protein sequence MEAINLLTEVRAELSGNILPLDIAGIAQIRENARTAVEQLDDYILPRYRSLDAPLLAVVGGSTGAGKSTLVNALVGHPVTRAGAIRPTTRQPILLHHELDRPWLENDRILPGLRRITGTAVGRNQSIPASQAGATPDAALTDSIILLQDDAVQRGLAILDAPDVDSISDENRRLAGQLLAAADLWIFVTTANRYADAVPWKLLSEAAGRNITVAVVLDRVPAGVEDEISNDLRGMLQREGLGGAELFVVPERELDEMDMLPGIAVAPLKTWLGELADTSESRAAIARQTLAGVLGQLADRGDVIAVAMGEQEASGSRLAQYADEAFAQAHAGILASVQDGTLLRGEVLARWQDFVGTGEFFRSLESGIGRLRDRIGAFFTGKPKPVDNVEAAIESGLHAVVVDQTAKASETTEERWRADPAGKALVGTANLGALSEGFSDRVAEQVRAWQGDLMGIIRTEGANKRMTARMVSFGVNGVAVALMVVVFASTAGLTGLEVGIAGGSAVVGQKLLEAIFGEDAVRRLTKRAKDSLATRCTNLLETEKERFLVRLQGIPTAEDAKRMKQNSAAIRRLAREQGA from the coding sequence ATGGAAGCCATCAATCTGCTCACCGAGGTCCGAGCCGAACTTTCGGGCAACATCCTTCCCCTGGACATTGCGGGTATTGCCCAGATCCGCGAGAACGCCCGCACCGCGGTGGAGCAGCTCGACGACTACATCCTGCCGCGCTACCGCAGCCTGGATGCTCCGCTGCTCGCCGTTGTCGGCGGATCCACCGGCGCAGGAAAGTCCACGCTCGTCAACGCGCTTGTGGGCCACCCGGTGACCCGCGCCGGCGCGATCCGGCCAACGACACGCCAGCCCATCCTTTTGCACCACGAGCTGGATCGCCCCTGGCTGGAAAACGACAGGATCCTTCCAGGCCTGCGCCGCATCACCGGAACCGCTGTTGGCCGCAACCAATCGATTCCGGCGAGCCAAGCCGGTGCCACCCCGGATGCCGCCCTGACCGATTCAATCATCCTGCTCCAAGACGATGCCGTACAGCGCGGTCTGGCGATCCTTGATGCCCCGGACGTGGACTCCATCTCGGATGAAAACCGCCGCCTCGCCGGCCAGCTGCTGGCCGCGGCAGACCTATGGATCTTTGTCACCACCGCCAACCGGTACGCGGACGCCGTTCCCTGGAAGTTGCTATCGGAGGCTGCTGGCCGCAACATCACCGTCGCCGTGGTCCTGGATCGGGTCCCGGCCGGAGTCGAGGACGAGATTTCAAATGACCTGCGTGGCATGCTCCAGCGAGAAGGGCTGGGCGGGGCCGAGCTCTTTGTGGTTCCAGAGCGCGAACTGGACGAGATGGACATGCTGCCGGGTATCGCCGTTGCGCCACTGAAGACGTGGCTGGGCGAACTGGCGGACACCAGCGAATCGCGCGCCGCCATAGCCCGCCAGACCCTTGCCGGGGTCCTCGGCCAGCTTGCCGATCGTGGGGACGTCATTGCCGTGGCCATGGGGGAGCAGGAAGCAAGCGGCAGCAGGCTGGCCCAATACGCGGATGAAGCCTTTGCCCAGGCCCACGCCGGAATCCTGGCCAGCGTTCAAGACGGAACCTTGCTGCGCGGCGAGGTCCTGGCGCGCTGGCAAGACTTTGTGGGAACCGGTGAATTCTTCCGATCACTCGAGTCAGGGATCGGCAGGTTGAGGGATCGGATCGGTGCCTTCTTCACCGGCAAGCCCAAGCCCGTCGACAACGTCGAGGCCGCCATCGAAAGCGGCCTGCATGCCGTCGTCGTCGACCAGACGGCCAAGGCGAGCGAAACCACGGAAGAACGGTGGAGAGCCGATCCTGCAGGCAAGGCCCTGGTCGGCACAGCCAATCTGGGAGCCCTCTCCGAGGGATTCTCCGACAGGGTTGCCGAGCAGGTAAGAGCCTGGCAGGGCGACCTGATGGGCATCATCCGCACCGAGGGGGCCAACAAGCGCATGACTGCCCGCATGGTCTCCTTTGGCGTCAACGGGGTTGCCGTTGCGCTCATGGTTGTGGTCTTTGCGTCCACCGCCGGCCTGACAGGGCTGGAAGTCGGTATTGCAGGAGGTTCGGCCGTGGTCGGGCAAAAGCTTCTCGAGGCGATTTTTGGGGAGGACGCCGTGCGCAGACTCACCAAGCGTGCCAAGGATTCCCTGGCGACCCGGTGCACCAATCTTCTCGAGACGGAAAAGGAACGTTTCCTTGTCCGCCTTCAAGGCATTCCCACCGCTGAGGACGCCAAACGAATGAAACAGAACTCGGCGGCCATACGCCGACTGGCCCGGGAGCAGGGTGCATGA
- a CDS encoding GTPase, whose translation MSRRRQTTTTSPLELRLEALKEATELGTDRIEPAVSEASWKMLERASTRRTLSAEHTVVGFFGATGSGKSSLFNAVAGQDLARAAATRPTTSQPLAGIWGRAGSDPLLDWLGVQERHVLDAPLRLEKKGIFGSEKEASGLILLDLPDFDSTVAANREIATKLAGQVDVLIWVLDPQKYADAAVHHDFIRPLATHGSVTLVVLNQIDKLRDNERQPVMDSLRSILLADGLANPRLLGVSALTGEGLDPLRQEIARVVTERGATTRRLTADVASIAERMGEGSSMEELELPSEPAKKALTGELAAAASVGTVVDAVRSSYRLDAHKKTGWPLTRWLAKVRPDPLRRLNLKSTEVNPKLNRTSLPAPGAAQKAQADSAVRRYADQASEGAPEAWQGSIRRAARAGQETLPDELDQAIANTDIGATKGAWWWPVVSVIQWISLVTALAGGLWLGALFAAQYFQFSLPEVPKIEGFPVPTLMVVIGILLGIVLGLATGLVARIGAAGRARKARKALQASVAKVASRAVVEPVGAEITRHNLFIGALERARN comes from the coding sequence ATGAGCCGTCGCCGTCAAACCACGACCACCAGCCCGCTCGAGCTTCGACTTGAAGCCTTGAAGGAAGCCACAGAGTTGGGAACCGACCGCATCGAACCTGCGGTGAGTGAAGCTTCCTGGAAGATGCTCGAACGAGCATCAACGCGCAGGACGCTTTCCGCTGAACACACCGTGGTGGGATTCTTTGGAGCCACCGGCAGCGGAAAGTCATCATTGTTCAATGCCGTTGCCGGACAGGACCTCGCGAGGGCGGCAGCAACCAGGCCAACCACAAGTCAGCCACTGGCCGGGATCTGGGGCCGCGCCGGTTCCGATCCACTGCTTGATTGGTTGGGTGTCCAAGAACGCCATGTACTTGACGCGCCATTGCGCCTGGAAAAGAAGGGAATCTTTGGATCGGAAAAAGAAGCCAGCGGGCTGATCCTCCTTGACCTGCCGGACTTCGACTCCACGGTCGCAGCAAACCGCGAGATTGCCACCAAGCTTGCTGGGCAGGTCGACGTGTTGATTTGGGTCCTTGATCCGCAAAAATACGCGGATGCTGCAGTGCACCACGACTTTATCCGACCGCTGGCAACCCACGGTTCGGTCACCCTGGTAGTCCTTAACCAGATCGACAAGCTCAGGGACAATGAGCGTCAACCGGTGATGGATTCCTTGCGCTCGATACTCTTGGCAGACGGCTTGGCCAACCCTCGGCTACTGGGGGTCTCGGCGCTGACCGGCGAAGGCCTGGACCCATTGCGCCAGGAAATTGCCCGAGTGGTCACTGAACGCGGTGCCACAACACGCAGGCTAACCGCCGATGTGGCAAGCATCGCCGAGCGGATGGGCGAAGGCTCTTCCATGGAAGAACTTGAGCTTCCCTCGGAGCCCGCGAAGAAGGCGCTCACAGGTGAGCTGGCAGCAGCAGCCAGTGTCGGCACCGTGGTGGATGCCGTGCGAAGCTCCTATCGCCTTGACGCACACAAGAAAACCGGCTGGCCGCTGACCCGGTGGCTGGCCAAAGTTCGTCCGGATCCGCTGCGCCGGCTCAACCTGAAGAGCACGGAAGTGAACCCAAAGCTCAACCGCACCTCCTTGCCTGCCCCCGGTGCCGCACAAAAAGCACAAGCCGATTCCGCGGTCCGCCGCTATGCGGACCAGGCCAGTGAGGGTGCACCCGAAGCCTGGCAGGGTTCAATCCGGCGTGCCGCGCGAGCGGGCCAGGAAACCCTGCCCGATGAATTGGACCAAGCCATTGCCAACACCGATATCGGCGCCACGAAGGGCGCCTGGTGGTGGCCGGTGGTCTCCGTCATCCAATGGATATCGCTTGTCACCGCCCTGGCCGGCGGCCTCTGGCTGGGGGCGTTGTTCGCTGCGCAATACTTCCAATTCTCTTTGCCCGAGGTTCCCAAGATCGAAGGGTTCCCCGTCCCCACGCTCATGGTCGTCATAGGCATATTATTGGGAATCGTCCTGGGGCTTGCCACGGGACTGGTTGCCCGGATTGGTGCGGCGGGGCGTGCCCGAAAGGCCCGAAAAGCTCTACAAGCCTCAGTCGCAAAAGTCGCGAGCCGAGCGGTCGTTGAACCAGTCGGCGCTGAAATCACCAGACACAATCTTTTTATTGGAGCCTTGGAACGTGCCAGAAACTAA
- the thiL gene encoding thiamine-phosphate kinase, with protein MPETNVLTVGSLGESGLLARILPRLKGAPALLGPGDDAALISAPDGKFVITVDTLVQNQDFRLRWPSGFESSGFDVGWKSAAQNLSDVNAMGAFATSAVISLTLPHDTPASWVEELAEGFSAAVRDLGASHCAIAGGDLGRGSELSITAAVTGSLATEKPVLRSGARPGDVLAVNGVLGVAAAGLALLDSPVSYLEWTEAERVLVFGQRCPAPPLAAGPEAARAGATAMMDLSDGLLKDGRRMAIASGVDIDFDTQEMGQDLERLAPAAERLQRNPMDWVLGGGEDHGLLATFPSAEDLPQGFRVIGMVKKSASGTNGPLVWLDGKQTQSAQGFDHFEG; from the coding sequence GTGCCAGAAACTAATGTACTGACCGTCGGGAGCCTTGGGGAAAGCGGGCTTTTGGCAAGGATCCTGCCTCGCCTCAAAGGTGCACCCGCCCTGCTTGGACCAGGAGACGATGCCGCACTGATCTCGGCGCCGGATGGCAAGTTCGTGATCACTGTGGACACCCTGGTGCAGAACCAGGATTTCCGGTTGCGCTGGCCCAGCGGATTTGAAAGCAGCGGCTTTGACGTTGGGTGGAAGTCGGCCGCCCAGAACCTGTCGGATGTGAATGCCATGGGGGCCTTCGCTACTTCCGCGGTGATTTCCCTGACCCTGCCGCATGACACACCGGCATCCTGGGTGGAAGAACTGGCGGAGGGATTCAGCGCGGCCGTTCGCGACCTTGGCGCCAGCCATTGTGCCATTGCCGGGGGAGACCTCGGGCGGGGGAGCGAGCTATCCATCACGGCGGCCGTCACGGGAAGCCTTGCGACAGAAAAGCCGGTGTTGCGCAGCGGTGCAAGGCCGGGTGACGTGCTGGCGGTCAACGGTGTCTTGGGCGTTGCCGCCGCAGGCCTGGCTCTGCTTGACTCGCCGGTCTCTTACCTTGAGTGGACCGAAGCGGAGCGGGTGCTGGTCTTTGGCCAGCGTTGTCCGGCACCGCCATTGGCTGCCGGGCCGGAAGCTGCCCGTGCCGGAGCGACCGCCATGATGGATCTCTCGGACGGTTTGCTCAAGGACGGGCGCCGGATGGCGATTGCCAGTGGCGTGGATATTGATTTCGACACCCAGGAAATGGGCCAAGACCTTGAACGCCTGGCTCCCGCTGCTGAACGCCTTCAAAGGAATCCCATGGATTGGGTGCTCGGGGGAGGAGAAGACCACGGATTGCTGGCCACGTTCCCGAGTGCGGAGGATCTGCCGCAGGGTTTTCGGGTGATAGGTATGGTCAAGAAAAGCGCCAGCGGCACCAATGGGCCCTTGGTGTGGCTTGATGGCAAGCAAACGCAATCGGCACAGGGGTTTGACCACTTCGAAGGGTGA